The Cicer arietinum cultivar CDC Frontier isolate Library 1 chromosome 1, Cicar.CDCFrontier_v2.0, whole genome shotgun sequence genome contains the following window.
CTTCAAGCGGATATATTTCCGTTTCCAACGAAACAGTATTGTCCTTATTTAACATATCATTGGTTCCTTCGTTATCTGGTAATACCTGCTTCAACTCAGGATTCACATTCTCGGTTAGCTTTGACATAATCATCGGACTGCTAGCATCAGGCATCTGTTTGTATATTTGATGATTTGCAGCCGCATTATCAACAGCATAACCATCTTCATGCAAGTTGTTACCAGAGTCTTTAGCTGAATCCTGCGAGTTGACACCAGAAAGTAAATCCGAAACGTGAAACTGAGAATTGTGCGCATCATCCGATTTCGAAGACCGATTCAGCAACTCTACTGGCTCCCTAGGAATCCTTTCCGAATAATAAACTCTTTTAGGAAGTGGAGGAGGATGAAGACAACTCAAATCAACTGCATTGGAGCGCGAATCAACATAAGGAGTACCGTATGCACTGCTAGAAGTAGAAGAAGCCTCGTCATAATCTTCGAGCTGGTTTGTTCTTGTTGGAGGCAAAGAATGTCCCTCAGGGGCATTAACTACAACACCTGCTTCaggaaaatcattttttaagaaACCGTCAAACAGATGCGAAGGAGACGGCGATAGCGTTTCCGAGGGTACAACTTTCCCAAGATCACCTCCGTGTTGAATTGAACTGTCACTCATCTTTCTAATGAAAGTTCCTGGTATTTCTGAATTTTGTACTTGAAATCCACTAGGTGGATGACCTTCATTGAAAACCCCTTGTTGAATACTCGGCACATGAGGAAGCATATTAATAGGCATTTCTTCAATAAAAGGTTTATAAGAAGGATTAACACCATGATTCATAAGATATTGACCATGACCATTAGGCTCACCGTGGCGCATCATCTGATTGCCATAAAACTGTGGATACATTTCGTATGAATTCGATGGAGTTGGTAGCACTGGTTGTGAAAAATGAGTAGGCAATGACGAGTCAAAATTGTTCGTCAGTGGAGCATTTCTGAAAAATGTAGATTCAACCGCGACTCCATTAGCCTCCCCACCAATATTTTGCCTGTCTAATTCATTTATATCGTTTGCAGAAAAGCTGAAACCAACCATGGAGTTTTTTCTTGGTTCCAAGTCCATGCCATTAACAGCAATAACATACTGGATTTCAGAATCATCACTCGTGCAGCCGAGACCAAACTGAGTATCCTCCAAATCACTGATTGAGAACAAAAACATCCTAAGCTTTTGTGATCCTTCTCTATCTTCTAGATGATTACATTCTTCCATCATGTTCTGTAAATCCTCATCAGATGACACAGATACCAAAGCATCAAGATCTTCACCGGGAAGCTGATACTTAATTGTATGAACCTGGTTATAGATTACCAATGCTTTCTGCATAAGCTCGTACCAAGATAAGTCCGTTCTTATACGGAGAATATGCGTTTGGCCTCCAACATACCTTAGTTTTCCATCACTTGGTCGCGGCAATATTCTACCGCCAAAGCTGCAAAGAAACTTCATCATCATCGATGAGTTGTCGTAACTTTCAGAAGAGCCATATCCATATCCATGCACAAACTGTCTGTTGTCCTGATTCATTGAAGTTCTTGGTATCGATCGAATTGATCCATAGTTGCTTCTGTCTCCAAGCATTGATACATTCATTCTATCAAACTCCTTAGGATATTTCTCCACCATTGATAGCATGGAAATGTCTGATCCACTTTCAGATCCTCCATGACTGATGCCTAAAATGCCTTTGAGTTCCATATAACCTGTTGCATAATTGCGATCGCCGACATTTGAAAACACAGGCTTCACGAGATTCACCCGATCTCTCATAAACTCAAGAGAGAATTCCTCACCCGTCTGAATTGAGTAATGATGTACAGGTTTAACTTCCGATGTATTGAGGTCAGGTGGTCTTCTACTATTATAAATGTCATCCATATGATCATGCATTACCGACTGTGATCCAGACTGGTATTCATTTCTAGGATCCATGCTTTTGTTTAGAAACTTCTTCTAGAGTCTCGATCATTGCATCACACCAtctttttttgtctttataaaagaaaaatacattataaGTTTGAACCAAAAAGATGTTCTAAACTTTTAGTAACTGACTGGTAAAGTCACTATATACAAATTTGAAGCAGCATTGCCAAATCTTGAAAACTCTCAAGAACTGTTTTGTTGTACCTTTTTCTCCAAAAATGCTATTTCAAGTGTAAAGAAACTTCCCTGTAAACAGAATGGAATCAAGACAACCATTAGCAACAAATTAACATGCAATAAGATATCATATAAATGGAAACCAATATACACGATATTTATAACTGCAAAAAACAATAAATGTTAGCCACATGAAGATCAAATATGGAAGCCTACACAATGACAGCACCTTTTGCTAAATTAACATCAACAAATTTAAggcaataaatttttttaaattgaatgatGGATTGGGGAAGTGGAGTGTTATATTTCACCATCGGCAATTCAGATTGAAGACGTGTTCGGTGTCTGACACTGACACACGTGGTTACATTCAACCACTTTCACTTTATTAAATAACTGTTAGTGTCTACGTCTCAGCGTCATGGTCGTGTCCAGTGTTCGTGTCTGCACACTATTTTTCTCCATGACAGGACTTGGATGACTATATTTATTTGAGATCATGCAAGCTCGAATGTGAATGTCTCGGTAAGTTTCCAAATAAATTACACATCTACTCTTGCCACTACAATTTTGGAAATTTGTAAACTCTTCGAACAATTAATCTAAGATGTTTCCAACTATTGAATTCCACAAACTATTCTAACTTTCCATTATCTTAAAATCAAACTTAACAAGCTGAATCCATTCAGAGGTAAATCAGGAAATTACAAACAAAGTTACAAATAGAAGTTAAGCAAAAGACCATTACCAAGCTTAAACATGAAACACCAttggacaaaaaaaattatcaaatataaaaaatctttttttttgaaataatataaaaacatcTTAAAGTAACAAATTTGgtcaaaatagagaaaaaaatgagAACCCCGGAATCAAGATATCTAAACCCAAGAATGCGAATCTAGGGTTCTTCCTTTTGTATTTGAACTTTACATCACAATGgagtaaacaaaaatatataaccaataaacataatcataaaagtaacgaaaatatatataatatgaaacTAAATCTAGCTACCCaatgaagaaaaaattaataaaaaacaaaactttcaCTTACCCATTTTACCTCAGTTCAAAGGATGCAGCTTTGATTCAAACAATGgatgaaataaaatgagaaaaaaaaaatcattctatTTGAATCCAAAAAGAGAGGTTAGAGAGGAAAACGAAATGGACCACATTTATGGATTTGGTTCAGTTTGTTTGGATATTACGCATTAAATTGAGGTTAGTTTAAGAGGAAAGAGTNNNNNNNNNNNNNNNNNNNNNNNNNNNNNNNNNNNNNNNNNNNNNNNNNNNNNNNNNNNNNNNNNNNNNNNNNNNNNNNNNNNNNNNNNNNNNNNNNNNNNNNNNNNNNNNNNNNNNNNNNNNNNNNNNNNNNNNNNNNNNNNNNNNNNNNNNNNNNNNNNNNNNNNNNNNNNNNNNNNNNNNNNNNNNNNNNNNNNNNNNNNNNNNNNNNNNNNNNNNNNNNNNNNNNNNNNNNNNNNNNNNNNNNNNNNNAAATTTGTAGTTGAAGTTGTGTTGTGCAGAAAAAGACGCTCCTTTTGGTTTCTCTGTCAACTAGTTGCACCCATCACCGTCCTTCTCATTTTCGTTGGTGccgaaagttttttttttttttgttttgacgGTGATGACGaaagttattttatttgtttttttatttctaaatttagTCAAACGAGAAATATACAATCCAGTTCTTTATTATTAATGGTAATAAATGAGTAACGAGTAATCCAACTGCGAACTACAAAAGATACGGGTATATacaaagtattattattattattagatttaattttaattttacggGAAGtttgtttaaagttttaaaaaatttactttgactttatattttttttttaaatttataaaaaatttattaataattataaaagttttttaaatttatttattaataaataaaaaataattttgacattcaatattaaagattttaatatgataaaaatcacgtttaaaaaaatatagacataaTTGTTCTCgtagtcctttaacttaatttcagataatatttcagcattttattttattttttcgatttagtcatttatttaattttaagtaaacaatttgatcttttatattttacaaaaattcatcaaaatttttaaataaaattcataaaattaattatcatcttcaatataatgtaaatttcatcaaatttataactcaattcttcaaataaactcaacaacaaaaaatgactgaagtgttatctgaaattaagttaaggaaccgcATGAGCAATTgcactaaaaatatatatctttcaaaaataatttttataaagaacTTCTCAAAatagctttttattttaattaaattttaaaattttactatcTAAAAGAAGTTgtagaaaataaatgaaatactttaaattatattttaagatacactatttaaatcaattttttatttaaaactttatttttaatttctttttaaaatattataaaaaaagaaaatactagaaaaattaattaaattttttttttaaccaaacgGATTATTAGTCTCTTATTTGAAcgatttttgaattttaatctCTCAATTTTAAATGAGCTGTTTTAATTCtctaattttgtaatttttaaatttagacaTCATTTTTCATTTAAGTTCATGtgaaacaatttaatataatgtgttatttattaatataataaattatttccaTGTcagaattatatttaaatatataaattctttttatataataaataatttttgaatattaattttttttaaagaatttacaaaataaaaacaaaattagtgTAAAAACCTGTAAAATActtggagaaaaaaaattaaaaaaaaacagtaaaaatcagaagaaaaaataattaaaaaatcagtaAAATCATTAGAAAAATACCAGCAAAATGTCAAACAATTTCagaaaaatagaattaaaaaattgtaaaaatcaataaacttacttgaaaaataccattaaaaaggaaaaccaaaagaaaaaaaacagtaaaaacTTATGTAAACCAGGAaaatcaaaaagtaaaaaacaataaaaaattgtaaaaatctagaaaattagtaaaaaaaaaaaaaggcataaCACTATCATTTACAAAATAAGGCATATCATCTAAGCTTAACTATCTAAGACCAAACTATCTTGACTCGGTGCAAGTGCTATTTGAGGTTGAGGTGCTTGAGATCCTTTAGATAGCAAAGTTGATACTTGTAATCCTTGAGGTTGAGGTGCTTCTAAACTTTCGCCAACTTGTTACTACTTATGCGACTTATGCTTATGCATAAATAGGTAATAAATAGCATAATGTATATAATTATAACATACAGTTACAAGTTTtgatcaacaacaaaaatcatataGTTCCATCATATATAAGTTGCATTTTTCCACCTTTAGGTATCACTCTACCAGCAGTTGTTTTACCCTTGCAAGTCCTTGAATTGTGACCAAACTTTCCACATATTTTGCATTTCACAGTTGGAAGATGTCTCAAAAGTATGTTACGATTCTTGGGCTCATTGTTACtgttatttcttattttttgggTTTTCCGATGCTCTTCTCATACGTAGTAGATTTATTGACTCATTATCTATAATGGGCCAAAGCTTTGGACCATTTGAAGGTATGATGATGTAAGAATATGTTGTCATAAATGTTTTATTGTATGAagtaatgaaattaaataacttaataagCGAAAATCTGAACtacaaaattgaattgaattaataatttaacaagcaaaattaaatataccTATAACATGATACAACATAATCCTCTCGAACTTCATGTTTATACCACATGCAGGTAATACTATGACAATATGATATACCCGTTTAAATCTCATTTGTGTAAATTGACAACATATTGATCATTCTCATTATCTGCTTGAAATATGTCATGCTCTACATCACCGGCCCAATGTGGAGACCACCAATTTGTTGTCCTTTTGGTATTTTCCAACAATTGTTGGATCTTTGGACATAAGTTACTTGAATATGTGGTTAGCTCCTTGGaagagtttttttatttttgttttcatgtaATATTTGTTTAGGTTTTAGGACGGGAAACACTAATAATAAATGAGGTCTCTTCTTCTGAGTAAATTTCCATAACTCATCTCCATTTATTAAAGGGTGATCTAAATAATCAATGTAGAGCTGACAAATaagataatattaatgttttaaaattgttagtTTCCTTTGAGTAACAAttctttttgaaatataattttttagtccCTCGAGCAATGTAATGATAGGTTTATCACAGTGCTCCAATATGGTTTTGTTGAATGTTTCACACATATTGTTGACTTATAGGTCACATAGTGTGTTAGTGTTGTATGCACACCTTGTCCGTATCGCACTGAATAATAACGGTGTTGTTCGGATTTGACCTCCTTTACTCCTCTGCATAACTCAAATGTGAGTATTGTTCACTAAGAGCCCCTTGTATTATTTCAATTGCTCTATACCCCAAACTTTTAACCACTTTTAATAAGTTTAAATGTGTCTTTAGTGCCTGTGAATgtaccactttttattttagtcctcataagttttttgtttggatttagtcCCTGTAAAATCATAGACGATCGACTTTGGTCCCTAACGTTgtaaaaaagagttgtcaaacaaCCGTGACACATGGCTTTGTAAATGCACaccaacacatcatcttttctgatatattaaaaattaaaatgtttattttattaattaatgaatttatttttttatcatttaataattagtgttattttgtaaaaaaaatatgaatagaaattaaaataggTGTCTGAGGGTTTTTGGAAAACTCATCTTCTTTCCTGCCATAAACCATGAAACTCTTTTCTTCTTGACTCTATCCATTGATGTCTCTCTCTACTTTCAATTATATATCACAGAAATGTGGTAGGAAGAGAAAGTCGATGATATGGCTGGAGTGAAGGGAAAAACTAAGTTTTAGAGCCACATGTATGGAGTGTTGGTACTAACATTATCCCTCATCTATCAAGCATTCTTGTAACACTCCTATTAGACGGTATATTTTTGAAGCCAATTGAGTGTTTGTGGTAAGAAAATGAAAGTAGATAGACGTTTATGAATAGAGAACAAAAGagaataattttatgatttatggCAGAGAAGAAGACATGTTTTCTAAAAAccctcttttaatttttattcatactttgatataaaataatactaattattaaataataaataaataaacttattagttgataattaaaacattttaatttttaatatattataaaagatgTGTTGGTGTGCATTTATAAGACTATATGCCAcaattgtttttctctttttttttgtaGACGTTAGGGATCAAGGACCTAGGGGGTGGACAAGATTTTGCCACTGCCCAAAACTTTCATAAACCGATGACGACGACAAACATTCGGGTAGGTAGAAGCGGTTTGTTGGTTTGtcgaaaatgaaaaacaatttCGTGGGAGTTCAATCGGGCGGGTTCGGGTGCTAAAAACTCACCGCCGGTGACCGTAGCCACTCGAGTAGAAGAACTTATAAGGAAGATGAAGATATATTAGAAGTTTAGATGTGGTTGTCATATATGAAATACGTAGAAACTAAAATACAACGAAAGTATTTTGTTTAGTATGTCTTATTCCAAAGAGTTTGATTGCTTTATTGAAATGTGAAAAACTTACTTTCTTGGTAACACAAATGATGGTGTATTAAATGAGAATTCAAATTTTTCCTATCTCCATTGGTATTAGGTGGAGACTatagattattttaatttataaaaatacttacttttttaaaagaaaaataatactaCTAAATATTTGATAATCACATATGATATTTTTCCTTCTTGTACACTTGGTTGCATAGCAATCATTGACTACAGAGATCACCGCAGCAAATAggaaaaaaatgtcaaaatcgACTACTATAAAAGGAGTACAAACCGTATTAACCGATCCGTCGAAACCGTCACCCGACCAAACTATGACCCGCTGAAACCGACATAAATGGGCTTTATTTTATACCCATTGGTTTTGTTTCGGTTGACAACTTTCGACCCAAAACTGCTCGTTGTACACCCCTACAAGAATCAAAGTCGTCTATGATTTTACAAGGactaaatataaacaaaaaaactgAAGAAGGCTAAAATCAAAAGTGGTGTATTTACAAGGACCAATGACATATTTAAACTCTTTTGATATATTCGTGTAAGATATGACATTGACATCCCGACCATAATGCATTTCTTACGAAAATAATGCTAAATGGTGCAAAAGTGTTTTCGTAAAAAAGACATAAATTAGTGTTATTGTTATAACCATCGAACTAATGTTATCTTTATttgtttctaattttatttgaacattttattttaaattgaattccaATTAAGACATGTATTTAACCACTCTAATCCTTATAAACTTAATGTTTTGTCCCAAACTCCTTTTTCTAGTCTATTCAACAATAATAATGAGATTGTATCTAGCTTtcttcttaaaataattttatataaaaattgaaaataacatgATTTTATAACATTTAGTAGCCCTCAAACTACAATTAGAAACAGATAGTTGCCATCAAACTACAATCAGAAACAATTACAAGCAAATTATAAACTAGAGTTATAAAATTAGTAGCAAACTCACTAAGAACAATATAATTACAAGCATAACTTATGAAAACTTTAAACAATACAATAGAGATTTGAGAAAATAGACACATACTTAAATACAATTGACGATTTGAAGATGAAGTCATTTACACGGTTGATGATTCACAAAATACGAACATTATGAATCGCCGACAAAACAAACGTAGTAAAATTGCGAGTTATAAAAACACATAAGAATCATGAAATCAATATAGCAGAAACACATAAGAAGTGCGGTGAATGATGAACACGGAAGAACAGAGCAAGTGGTTGAAACACACAGGTGAATAATGAACATAGAAGAATAGATTTATCACATATGAAAATGTTGATGATGTTGAATTCGCAAGTGAATTAGGAACCTCTCCAATCCATGATCAAACTAGCGTTCTATGAAATATGGGTCTTTCCTTCGCCTATCCTATGTGTCGGCTTGGCTTCGTCCATAACCAAGGAGGCATTCTGGTAGGCATCTGTGTGTAGCAAGGACGACCACTAAGCTAAAAGACTACGATGACTACAACGGAAGCTGTTGGggttttcctttccttttttcTATATTGACTTTgaatcaatttttctttttaaaagaaaacacaatttcttttttctttttgaaaaataattgtgtttctgaattaattaataatagttttttgttttacaatgaaaaaattatatctgATAGGatagtaaattttaaattagtaaatgttatatcatattaaaattgtGTCGCGTCATCataatgaaaaatgatgaatttaatttcaaaatttaaataaattaagggATCAAAATTACTCATTTAGAAACCAGGGGACTAAAGTCTATAAATTGCTAAATCAAGaggattaaaattgtaatttattattattattattattattattattattattattattattattattattattataataacttGTTTGGTAAGTGATTTTAGAACTAGAGTTAGTTAGAAACACATTTAGTGCTCGAGAGTAGTGGAGGAATAACAACATAAAGTACAAGATCTTGTCAAAGATGATTGCATATATATTAGTTATTCCTATCTTATTTGTGGTATAAGAGTATATATTTACTGTTGGAGCTAGAGTTATTGATGACTTTTGTTTcagattgaataaaaaattaattgatgcaCTCATTTTATGGTAAATTGATTTCGTCATAAGTTTTAACATGAATAAAAAGTCTAAGGTAAACAATCTTTattttgttatcttttttttacagtatattttaattaacaataaattaaattcatttagttttttatatttaatttgaaggTAGCATAAAAACATAAAGATGTCACTTTGAAGATTTGATGCAATATTTTTTCACTTTATGGATGCCGCATctttttaattgtcatatttgaattgaaatattatttatgtaatgatttttttttggttatattttttcaattgacTTATGTAAAACTTAAATCCTATTATGGTTGAAATTATAGATTGTTTACttatttaaaattcataatCTTGTTATAATGTTATTGACTTTGTTTAGTAACTTGAGGTTTAAGGTCTATTTggttgtattattatttttttaatttcaattatcgtattatattttataaattaattgagGACTTATATTTGGTATAGTGGTAAAGTAATAAGCCTTTTGTCTTTTAGTCTATTTAGTTTTAGGCATGTTgacctatttaattataattgtatttaaatgttttaatacgaaaaaaaataagtttttaaatatgCTTTTAGGTCtgataggcttttaaaaatattaaacctGACTTCAAAAAGTGTCTTATGATAAATAATTAGATCAGACTCGaactttaaattttcaaaacagattaaatttatttaatcaaagtctaacttgacttgactcattcCACCCTTAGTCACgcctaatttaaaaattattcatattatatatattaaacatagtTGAGAAAATGTGATACTAAGAAGAGTGATccttttagtaaaataattttattacttACATAATATACtacaaatgataaataattatgtCATTTGGACAgaagtttttaattattaaaagatgtaaataaaaaatatatgtttgaaaatttcagatttcaaatatatttaacttacaaTTTGATATTTGTAAAAAGTTATTCATCCCcacaaattatcatatttttcacTCAAATTCCTTGTGACTTGGacttaaatatgaaatttcacAATCTGAgtttaaatttacatttttacaGGTAATTctaaatgatataaaattatctaTAGATTAATAGTACTCTTATATATGGTGTGTCTcataaaatctattttttttatcccAATGAAAGTCTGTCCTATCAAATCAATCCACAACTTGGCAGGCAAATAGAATGATGACATATGTATCTGACTGtcggtttttatttttttttatcaaagtcGGCCTTGTTTTTTCTGACCTTGGACACGAAATGTAAGGATATATTCAGATACATAATACAAATgtcaatatgaattttattaattaattacttatttatagCTAGTTTACTTAAAGGTTAAGAATTATTGTGTTGGAAATATGTAAGCACGTGCTCATTTATTGGAGGATCCGTATATTCtgcaaattatattataatttatattattaccACCTTgactctattttttaaaatattttatatagatatagattatataaatatatagataCATTGAGCTGGACTTATTTTATATGAAAGTGATTTGATCAACTGGTCTTGCTTGTTAATATCGGAAATTTTAATGATATCTTATCTGTTGAagagaggaaaagaaaaagactTAAATGACATCTTCACTTATTAGAGAATTTAGATATGTGATTTTAGATATGCAGTTAAAAAAGTTTGGACACTACTAAAgttgtaaaagaaaaattagataGGAATATTACAAATCAGGAATGGCTTGAATCTTTCTATCACGCTACTCTTAAAAGTCTATCGATTCTTGCTTCAGATCACTATCCAATACTTCTATCATGGTCACATGCAACATACAGATCTTCACATAGTCACTTCAAATTCAAGAATGCTTGGTTAGTCGaatatgattttcataaatttgTATGTGAAAGGTGGCATTCttttggtcaaaatttaatCCTAAATAAATTGTCCATGTGTGTTGGGGATCTATCTCATTGGAGTAAAGGTTACTCTCAAAGTTTGGAAAAAGACATTACTTAATGTAAGAAGAAAATTGACCGAACGAGGAATCAAGTACATTATGgtaatattaatcattttgtGGCTTTGAGAAA
Protein-coding sequences here:
- the LOC101511072 gene encoding uncharacterized protein yields the protein MDPRNEYQSGSQSVMHDHMDDIYNSRRPPDLNTSEVKPVHHYSIQTGEEFSLEFMRDRVNLVKPVFSNVGDRNYATGYMELKGILGISHGGSESGSDISMLSMVEKYPKEFDRMNVSMLGDRSNYGSIRSIPRTSMNQDNRQFVHGYGYGSSESYDNSSMMMKFLCSFGGRILPRPSDGKLRYVGGQTHILRIRTDLSWYELMQKALVIYNQVHTIKYQLPGEDLDALVSVSSDEDLQNMMEECNHLEDREGSQKLRMFLFSISDLEDTQFGLGCTSDDSEIQYVIAVNGMDLEPRKNSMVGFSFSANDINELDRQNIGGEANGVAVESTFFRNAPLTNNFDSSLPTHFSQPVLPTPSNSYEMYPQFYGNQMMRHGEPNGHGQYLMNHGVNPSYKPFIEEMPINMLPHVPSIQQGVFNEGHPPSGFQVQNSEIPGTFIRKMSDSSIQHGGDLGKVVPSETLSPSPSHLFDGFLKNDFPEAGVVVNAPEGHSLPPTRTNQLEDYDEASSTSSSAYGTPYVDSRSNAVDLSCLHPPPLPKRVYYSERIPREPVELLNRSSKSDDAHNSQFHVSDLLSGVNSQDSAKDSGNNLHEDGYAVDNAAANHQIYKQMPDASSPMIMSKLTENVNPELKQVLPDNEGTNDMLNKDNTVSLETEIYPLEGKSNIPTFHQASSVKHHDDPASNLPDVDWGDTSVKESNDDFNIHALPVPLNANATTKVDSQAQGDILIDINDRFPRELLNDMFSKAILEEEDSSSQHPLASDGMSLSINMENPDPKRWSYFQKLAQEGVDNASLIDQDHLVFSPAIGKVVGDNRAQHITPLTTDEVPLNHAEFHLNFGEEIQKDLHGKNGTETTILKSDYDQSQINETESMQFDAMLENVRAQESEYEVGKFEKKNSSLPPLDPSLGDFDMSTLQVIMNEDLEELKELGSGTFGTVYHGKWRGTDVAIKRIKKTCFTGRSSEQERLTVEFWREADILSKLHHPNVVAFYGVVQDGPGGTMATVTEYMVDGSLRHVLLRKDRYLDRRKRLIIAMDAAFGMEYLHSKNIVHFDLKCDNLLVNLKDPLRPICKVGDFGLSKIKRNTLVSGGVRGTLPWMAPELLNGSSNKVSEKVDVFSFGIVLWEILTGEEPYANMHYGAIIGGIVNNTLRPTIPNYCDIEWRTLMEQCWAPNPAARPSFTEIASRLRIMSTTAIQTKTTGHKASK